In Leptospira ellinghausenii, the following proteins share a genomic window:
- a CDS encoding DUF1574 family protein, translated as MTLKKIYFYPLLLILFIFTVDKIACIPDFREAARRPYKSGQNILVGFPKVWEENKRLQSEKFNVTVVTGSSRSDIFHEWENIPVNKSTYNKPIYFETRLALKASEYFLYYLLLKSMVDGGFKPNLLFIEFSEEMLNENNVYSYKTKWKELMLTERELIDIFPVFNAKYKLDVLSRLLFVSYNYHIRPIQGISNLIKGERAADDTYFIALSSYLNKKRPFNPNNTGIEIDNFTPKEYEERIVNYSKSQEQLLLNNFLISETEVGFFKRIIDLAEENNIPTVIWEPQVHPYYKERRKSITGGNLFDSISEQLIEKNSKNIRRISLNRGNTNCRLYTDSSHVSPLCVPEIVDKLLQTAKEIPNFQ; from the coding sequence ATGACACTAAAGAAAATTTACTTTTATCCATTACTTTTAATACTTTTTATTTTCACTGTTGATAAGATTGCCTGTATCCCTGATTTCCGTGAAGCTGCTAGAAGACCTTATAAATCTGGACAAAATATTCTCGTTGGATTTCCGAAAGTTTGGGAAGAAAATAAGCGGTTACAATCCGAAAAATTTAATGTAACAGTAGTTACTGGATCCTCCCGATCAGATATATTCCATGAATGGGAAAATATTCCTGTAAACAAAAGTACTTACAATAAACCAATCTATTTTGAAACACGACTTGCTCTAAAAGCTTCTGAATATTTTTTATACTACCTTTTACTTAAATCAATGGTAGATGGTGGATTTAAACCAAATTTATTATTTATAGAATTCTCAGAAGAAATGTTAAACGAGAATAATGTTTACTCTTACAAAACGAAGTGGAAAGAGTTAATGTTAACAGAGCGAGAATTAATTGATATTTTCCCTGTATTTAATGCTAAATATAAATTAGATGTATTAAGTAGATTGTTATTTGTCTCTTATAATTATCACATACGTCCTATCCAAGGAATTTCAAATTTAATAAAAGGGGAAAGAGCAGCGGATGATACATATTTCATTGCACTTTCTTCCTACTTAAATAAAAAAAGACCATTTAACCCTAATAATACGGGAATTGAAATCGATAATTTTACTCCAAAAGAATATGAAGAACGAATTGTAAATTACAGTAAATCTCAAGAACAATTATTGCTTAACAACTTCTTGATTTCAGAGACTGAAGTTGGATTTTTTAAAAGAATTATTGATCTTGCTGAAGAAAATAACATTCCCACCGTTATCTGGGAACCACAAGTACATCCCTATTATAAGGAACGTAGAAAATCGATCACCGGCGGAAATTTATTCGATTCGATTTCCGAACAATTAATTGAGAAAAATTCCAAAAATATTCGTCGTATATCTCTGAATAGAGGGAATACCAATTGTCGTTTGTATACAGATTCGAGTCACGTCTCACCACTTTGTGTCCCTGAAATCGTAGATAAGTTATTGCAAACTGCAAAGGAGATTCCAAACTTTCAATAA
- a CDS encoding MBOAT family O-acyltransferase has protein sequence MLFNSIDYFFFFIACYITYWISPSRFRKYILIVFSLLFYGYWSGSFLIHFVLFIIITHLCVIGILKTKRKIFLIIGVSINLLNLCFFKYILTYLKYLMSEGELTIPFFQSLSEFVLPLAISFYTFQMIAYLVDAWRGKFTESPFINFLLFILFFPQLIAGPIMRHDDFYDQIDHAKLTLDFVQRGIFHILSGLIKKVLIADQIAKLINPVYANPGEYDGVSIFLSTFAFSFQVYGDFSGYTDLARGSAFLLGYEIPENFRSPFLSVSFAELWSRWHYTLSTWIRDYLYIPLGGNRVTELRYNINTIIVMSLSGLWHGNTYTFFLWGFFHGIFLSIERFAFGKPNRSNMTPLKKVMAVIWIFTIFSVLATFFRIDTLEKISTFWSSVINLKGKIIYKPDFWGLMIGSYVIQFVEYKNYFKDKLDPYIVWLIPFCTILVYFALVKIEAATETFIYFQF, from the coding sequence ATGCTGTTCAATTCGATTGATTATTTCTTTTTCTTTATAGCTTGTTATATCACTTATTGGATTTCACCTTCTCGGTTTCGCAAATATATCCTAATCGTTTTTTCATTATTATTTTATGGATATTGGAGTGGTTCGTTTTTAATACACTTCGTACTTTTTATCATTATCACCCACCTTTGTGTGATTGGAATTCTAAAAACAAAGAGGAAAATTTTCCTTATCATTGGAGTATCCATAAATTTATTAAATTTATGTTTTTTTAAATATATATTAACCTATTTAAAATATCTAATGTCGGAAGGGGAATTAACAATTCCCTTTTTCCAATCCTTATCAGAATTTGTTTTACCTTTAGCAATCAGTTTCTATACATTTCAAATGATTGCTTACCTCGTTGATGCTTGGAGAGGTAAATTTACAGAATCACCTTTCATTAATTTTTTATTATTTATTCTATTTTTCCCGCAACTGATTGCCGGACCCATCATGCGCCATGACGATTTTTATGACCAAATCGACCACGCAAAACTTACTTTAGATTTTGTTCAACGTGGGATCTTTCATATACTATCAGGTCTTATCAAAAAAGTACTCATCGCGGATCAAATCGCAAAATTGATCAATCCTGTTTATGCCAATCCAGGAGAATATGATGGGGTATCAATTTTTTTATCAACGTTTGCCTTTTCATTCCAAGTTTATGGTGATTTTTCAGGATACACAGACTTAGCAAGAGGATCTGCATTTTTGTTAGGATATGAAATTCCTGAAAATTTCCGATCCCCGTTTTTATCCGTTAGTTTTGCTGAGTTATGGAGCCGATGGCATTATACACTTTCAACATGGATCAGAGATTACCTCTACATACCATTGGGAGGAAACCGCGTTACAGAATTGAGATATAATATAAACACAATCATTGTGATGTCATTGTCAGGTTTGTGGCATGGAAATACTTACACCTTTTTTCTTTGGGGTTTTTTCCACGGAATTTTTCTATCCATCGAAAGGTTTGCTTTTGGTAAACCTAATAGAAGCAATATGACACCGTTAAAAAAAGTCATGGCTGTTATTTGGATTTTTACAATCTTTTCAGTTCTAGCTACATTTTTCAGAATCGATACTCTAGAAAAAATATCAACTTTTTGGTCTTCCGTTATCAATCTTAAAGGAAAAATTATTTATAAACCCGATTTTTGGGGACTTATGATTGGTAGTTATGTAATACAATTCGTTGAATATAAAAATTATTTTAAAGATAAATTAGATCCTTATATAGTTTGGTTGATACCATTCTGTACTATTCTAGTTTATTTTGCTTTAGTAAAGATTGAAGCCGCTACTGAAACCTTTATCTATTTCCAATTCTGA
- a CDS encoding acetoacetate--CoA ligase: MSQNPLWTPVSHSNNLNKFQNLIETKLGKSFPDYVSFHQFSIDESQIFWKVWLQESGLILKTPAIQTFVKGKQFSETKWFPGATFNFAENLLERGNPKQEAIVFYGEDGGVQRLTFQELKLEVIKLRKHLLSLGIQKGDRVVGIVPNAPISTIGMLATASLGAIWSSASPDFGVKGILDRFEQIYPKVVISVESYSFKGKEISIIEKLEEITQTLSSAKNSEFKETILYEFMNPIKDFGKIKNPIRYQDLSQALDESIDYVPISFSDPVYIMFSSGTTGLPKCIVQGGGVLLNHTKELALHCNVSEADRFFYYTTCGWMMWNWSQSVLALGATLYQFDGNPFYPNWETLWSMAEKESIQIFGTSAKYLSVLEEEGISVKSKYSLPDLKVILSTGSPLPVSGFQYVYENIKTDVQLSSISGGTDLNGCFALGNPSLPVYAGQIQCKGLGMDVQVFDSMGRSVTGEKGELVCLTPFPSMPLYFWNDESGAKYKAAYFETYDNIWCHGDFASITPENGVIIYGRSDATLNPGGVRIGTADIYSVVSKIQEIKDSVIIGQDYKDDVRVVLFVVLADGIELDDRLVKKIKEQIKNETSPRHVPSIILTVPEIPYTINGKKVEIAVKQTVAGIEVKNKNALANPNALDFFKDRNELMQ, encoded by the coding sequence ATGTCGCAAAATCCTCTATGGACTCCCGTTTCTCATTCGAACAATCTCAACAAGTTCCAAAATCTTATCGAAACAAAATTGGGGAAATCCTTTCCTGATTATGTTTCCTTCCATCAATTTTCTATCGATGAATCGCAGATTTTTTGGAAAGTATGGTTACAAGAATCAGGACTGATTCTAAAAACACCGGCAATCCAAACTTTTGTGAAGGGGAAACAGTTTTCTGAAACAAAATGGTTTCCTGGTGCTACTTTCAATTTTGCTGAAAATTTACTGGAGAGAGGGAATCCAAAACAAGAAGCGATCGTTTTTTACGGTGAAGATGGAGGTGTACAAAGGTTAACGTTTCAAGAATTAAAATTAGAGGTCATTAAATTACGAAAACACTTACTTTCGTTAGGAATTCAAAAAGGAGACCGGGTTGTAGGAATTGTGCCTAATGCTCCCATTTCTACCATTGGCATGTTGGCAACAGCATCGTTAGGTGCTATTTGGTCTAGTGCTTCGCCTGATTTCGGAGTCAAAGGGATATTGGATCGATTTGAACAAATTTACCCAAAGGTAGTGATTTCTGTGGAATCCTATTCGTTTAAGGGAAAAGAAATTTCGATCATTGAAAAATTGGAAGAGATCACCCAAACTTTATCTTCCGCAAAAAATTCCGAATTCAAAGAAACAATTTTATATGAATTTATGAATCCTATCAAAGATTTTGGTAAGATTAAGAATCCGATTCGTTACCAAGATTTATCACAAGCATTGGATGAATCAATTGATTACGTTCCTATCAGTTTTTCTGATCCAGTTTACATCATGTTTTCATCAGGAACAACTGGTCTTCCAAAATGCATTGTCCAAGGAGGGGGAGTATTACTCAATCATACCAAAGAACTGGCGTTACATTGTAATGTATCAGAAGCGGATCGGTTTTTTTATTATACAACCTGTGGTTGGATGATGTGGAATTGGTCTCAATCTGTATTGGCATTGGGTGCAACCTTGTACCAGTTTGATGGGAATCCATTTTATCCCAATTGGGAAACCCTTTGGAGTATGGCAGAAAAAGAATCCATTCAAATTTTTGGAACCAGTGCCAAGTACTTATCTGTATTAGAAGAAGAAGGAATTTCAGTAAAATCGAAATACTCACTACCAGATTTAAAGGTGATTCTTTCGACAGGTTCCCCCTTACCTGTTTCTGGATTTCAGTATGTATATGAAAATATCAAAACAGATGTTCAATTATCTTCCATCTCAGGTGGAACAGATTTAAATGGATGTTTTGCTTTGGGAAACCCAAGTTTACCTGTGTATGCTGGTCAAATTCAATGTAAAGGTTTGGGAATGGATGTCCAAGTATTTGACAGTATGGGAAGATCTGTCACTGGAGAAAAGGGCGAATTGGTTTGCCTAACTCCATTCCCTTCTATGCCTTTATACTTTTGGAATGATGAATCTGGTGCTAAATACAAAGCAGCCTATTTTGAAACCTATGATAATATATGGTGTCATGGTGACTTTGCTTCCATCACTCCAGAGAATGGTGTTATCATCTATGGAAGATCAGATGCTACACTGAATCCTGGAGGAGTTCGTATCGGAACTGCTGACATCTATTCCGTTGTTTCTAAAATACAAGAAATTAAGGATTCGGTGATCATTGGCCAAGACTACAAAGATGATGTGAGAGTTGTCTTGTTTGTTGTTCTCGCAGATGGAATTGAATTGGATGATCGTTTAGTTAAAAAAATCAAAGAACAAATCAAAAATGAAACTTCGCCTAGGCACGTTCCTTCTATCATCTTAACAGTACCAGAAATTCCTTATACGATCAATGGCAAAAAGGTAGAAATTGCTGTGAAACAAACTGTTGCTGGTATCGAAGTAAAAAATAAAAATGCTTTGGCAAATCCGAATGCACTTGATTTTTTCAAAGATAGAAATGAGCTAATGCAATGA
- a CDS encoding c-type cytochrome, which yields MGRYQYRYVCIRLIFCMILFGCNSENDSITKEPPPPKATTVPLPEAMYIQNGCISCHGPEGNGRGTRTHLLRETRIPNFQDRTTYLNGSSKESIANSIKNGIPGTYMKAYSHMRKNEIDALAEYILKMQKNNR from the coding sequence ATGGGACGATATCAATACCGGTATGTTTGTATCAGACTCATTTTTTGTATGATTCTTTTTGGTTGTAATTCAGAAAATGATTCGATAACCAAAGAACCACCTCCACCGAAAGCAACCACCGTCCCTTTACCCGAGGCAATGTACATTCAAAATGGATGTATCTCTTGCCATGGACCCGAAGGAAATGGAAGAGGTACACGGACACATCTACTAAGAGAAACCCGAATTCCTAATTTCCAAGATCGTACAACCTATTTGAATGGTTCCTCCAAAGAATCCATTGCAAACAGCATCAAAAATGGAATACCTGGAACTTATATGAAAGCATATTCACATATGCGAAAAAATGAAATTGATGCCTTAGCTGAGTACATTCTAAAAATGCAAAAGAATAACCGTTAA